One genomic segment of Mangifera indica cultivar Alphonso chromosome 6, CATAS_Mindica_2.1, whole genome shotgun sequence includes these proteins:
- the LOC123219375 gene encoding protein JINGUBANG-like, with amino-acid sequence MASLNSPNPSFAIRDHHNGTTHKKFFRSLSSKDRPSFSKFPFTPPRFTSPSLHTSPVSSPHHSFQPTVPTLEASYRCLFSILKKDGQMLSVAAADGFLYTGSEGNVIRIWKVPEFTECEQLKTKACMVVALEVSHDTVYAAYGDGKIRVWHRTWDNGLKHVRLATIPKSSGSVRSYIIGRDKTVKHMGPISSLAINLSSDILYSASLDKTVKVWRIRDFKCIETIQAHPEPVNAITVADDGVLYTASDDATIRVWRRYFYSENQLHTLIQTLPAKCSPVKTLTLAPEDGVLYGGCADGYIHYWHKGWFSGQLQYSGALRGHTHAVMCIASVANYVISGSADSTCRVWSREQDGRHTMLAVLVGHRGPIRCVTAFLGRLGEEGEDDCTICTGSLDGVLKMWRTT; translated from the exons ATGGCCTCACTGAATTCTCCAAATCCATCTTTCGCCATTAGAGATCATCACAATGGCACAACTCACAAGAAGTTCTTCAGAAGCCTCTCTTCAAAAGACCGACCTTCCTTCTCTAAATTCCCCTTCACACCCCCTCGTTTCACCTCTCCAAGTCTTCACACTTCACCCGTTTCCTCCCCTCACCATTCCTTCCAACCTACGGTGCCCACCCTCGAAGCTTCCTACCGTTGCTTGTTTTCCATTCTGAAGAAGGATGGGCAGATGCTGTCGGTGGCTGCAGCAGACGGGTTCCTTTACACAGGTTCTGAAGGCAATGTGATCAGGATTTGGAAGGTGCCTGAGTTCACTGAATGTGAGCAGCTCAAGACCAAAGCATGCATGGTGGTTGCCCTGGAAGTCAGCCATGACACAGTTTATGCTGCTTATGGCGACGGCAAGATTAGGGTTTGGCATCGAACTTGGGATAACGGATTGAAACATGTTCGATTAGCAACAATTCCCAAGTCTTCAGGCTCTGTAAGAAGCTACATAATTGGAAGAGATAAAACG GTGAAGCATATGGGACCAATATCATCACTAGCAATCAATCTTTCCAGTGATATTCTATACTCAGCTTCCCTTGACAAAACTGTAAAAGTATGGAGGATAAGAGACTTCAAATGCATAGAAACCATCCAGGCGCATCCTGAACCAGTCAATGCCATAACTGTCGCTGATGATGGAGTACTTTACACTGCCTCTGATGATGCCACAATCAGAGTTTGGCGTAGATACTTCTACAGTGAAAATCAGTTGCATACTCTAATTCAAACCCTACCTGCAAAGTGTTCCCCTGtaaaaaccctaacccttgCCCCGGAAGACGGTGTACTCTATGGTGGCTGCGCTGATGGCTATATTCATTACTGGCACAAGGGCTGGTTCTCAGGCCAATTACAATATTCTGGGGCCCTCCGGGGCCACACTCATGCAGTAATGTGCATTGCAAGTGTGGCAAATTATGTGATCAGTGGTTCAGCTGACTCAACTTGTAGGGTTTGGTCTAGAGAACAAGATGGAAGACACACGATGTTAGCAGTTCTGGTGGGCCACAGAGGACCAATTCGATGTGTTACAGCATTTCTGGGACGTTTAGGGGAAGAAGGTGAAGATGATTGCACAATTTGCACTGGGAGTCTCGATGGGGTTCTGAAAATGTGGCGCACTACTTGA